One stretch of Arachis hypogaea cultivar Tifrunner chromosome 20, arahy.Tifrunner.gnm2.J5K5, whole genome shotgun sequence DNA includes these proteins:
- the LOC112785649 gene encoding protein FAR1-RELATED SEQUENCE 5-like gives MIMWDYGKHLSASCCIEKQKVGVYLHDPTAFLATVDPTLVTWLEGSVRYQTSGITRGLTILYNKQKKCCYAEDEILKTVYLRFWEMDPSDSDFFGSDSDVGFPRGDDLDFLDDDSEADEDRPQDKRISELSQEDIMQLQFTDEEAVYRFYKTYAMMHGFAVRLDEVRCDSDGSIIMRQIVCNRAGSRKEEVEKDERIRDHRPLTRSCCPARIRARLDTKIQQWKVVLFYEEHSHELVAPLDISMMPEYRTFSVSDKAQAKNLHDIGIRICHILGYLAAQKGGYANLPFNQKDMYNLITQYRKEKVKGGDANAAISYLRGKVGNDSYFFGKYTLSNENRLENLFWADGTSRIDYECFGDVLTFDLTYNRNVYNKPLVIFSGSNHHGQTVVFGCGLLVNEDIGSYKWLLETFLEAMGSKHPTVVVTDGDLSMREAIKQVFPSATHRLCAWHLHRNACEKVKNSGFLMDFKQLIYANVSVEEFEVRWEDMVARYNLSSNSWVIQTYEMRNLWALAYLRDQFFGRIRTTSQCEGINSLIKAYMRKKDTLLEFINNMETVVIHYRNNERVAEFNSKYTAPVLVTSLPTLEDFAAKTFTRNMFREVRKEIEGACAMNTELVIQDGGKLYFKCNIFGVPEIHHVVEFDRIREILCCECLWFENRGIPCMHIFTCLKHQHVEVIPESLVCKRWTKNTKSDFMKSNVDDPSDSDKVLKCRLGVLGAECSRLMDLACKNSSDFVEAMNSVVDTITKLQNVTGHYNKSCPNAPGRIPKEPVDDDTETNISSILPKHKRHDSMKNQHKMEKDRNISGGTTPTSAAKSAFIDQVKTSSLGPNILVCASTSNEESGMGSIPAGSSVVAPKTGMAA, from the exons ATGATTATGTGGGATTATGGAAAGCATTTGTCAGCGAGTTGCtgtatagaaaaacaaaaagttg GGGTTTACCTTCATGACCCCACTGCATTTCTTGCAACTGTTGATCCTACTCTTGTAACCTGGTTGGAGGGTAGTGTTAGATATCAAACCAGTGGCATTACACGAGGTCTTACAATACTGTACAACAAACAGAAAAAGTGCTGTTATGCTG AGGATGAGATCCTGAAAACT gtgtatcttCGTTTTTGGGAGATGGATCCGTCGGATAGCGATTTTTTCGGATCAGACTCCGATGTTGGGTTCCCTAGAGGAGACGATCTAGACTTTTTAGACGACGATTCAGAGGCTGATGAAGATAGACCTCAAGATAAGAGAATATCAGAGCTGTCACAAGAAGATATCATGCAACTTCAGTTTACAGATGAGGAAGCTGTCTATCGATTCTATAAGACTTATGCAATGATGCACGGTTTCGCTGTGAGGTTGGATGAAGTCAGATGCGATAGCGATGGTTCCATAATTATGCGCCAAATTGTTTGCAATCGGGCGGGCTCAAGAAAGGAAGAGGTTGAAAAGGACGAAAGAATCAGGGACCACCGACCCCTAACTCGAAGTTGTTGCCCGGCTAGAATTCGTGCAAGACTAGATACAAAAATTCAGCAATGGAAGGTTGTTTTGTTCTACGAAGAGCACTCTCATGAATTAGTTGCTCCACTCGACATTAGCATGATGCCTGAGTATCGCACATTCAGTGTCTCGGATAAAGCTCAGGCAAAGAATTTGCACGACATAGGCATCAGGATCTGTCACATCTTGGGATACTTGGCTGCTCAAAAAGGTGGATATGCAAACTTGCCATTCAACCAAAAAGACATGTACAACCTCATTACTCAATATAGGAAGGAAAAGGTGAAGGGTGGTGATGCAAATGCTGCAATAAGCTATCTGAGAGGTAAAGTTGGGAACGATTCTTATTTCTTTGGCAAGTACACATTAAGTAATGAGAATCGATTGGAAAATTTGTTCTGGGCTGATGGGACTAGCCGCATTGATTATGAGTGCTTTGGGGATGTATTGACATTTGATTTGACTTACAATAGGAATGTCTACAATAAACCACTTGTTATATTTTCTGGTAGCAATCATCATGGGCAGACCGTCGTATTCGGTTGTGGTCTTCTTGTTAATGAGGATATTGGTTCATACAAGTGGCTCTTGGAAACTTTTTTGGAAGCAATGGGGAGTAAACACCCTACGGTAGTTGTCACTGACGGAGATCTTTCAATGAGAGAAGCAATTAAACAGGTCTTTCCTTCTGCAACACATCGACTATGTGCATGGCACTTACATAGGAATGCATGCGAGAAGGTTAAAAACAGTGGATTTCTAATGGACTTCAAGCAATTGATTTATGCCAATGTGAGTGTTGAAGAGTTTGAGGTCAGGTGGGAAGACATGGTGGCCAGGTATAACTTATCAAGCAACTCTTGGGTCATCCAAACCTATGAGATGAGGAATCTATGGGCTCTTGCATATTTAAGGGACCAATTTTTTGGGCGAATCAGGACAACATCCCAGTGTGAAGGGATTAACTCTCTAATAAAAGCATATATGAGAAAGAAAGATACCCTTCTTGAATTCATCAATAACATGGAGACCGTGGTTATCCATTACAGGAACAATGAAAGAGTCGCAGAGTTCAATAGTAAATATACCGCTCCAGTACTTGTGACTTCTTTGCCGACACTTGAAGATTTTGCTGCAAAGACTTTCACTCGTAACATGTTCCGGGAGGTCAGGAAGGAAATTGAGGGTGCTTGTGCAATGAATACAGAGTTGGTAATTCAGGATGGTGGAAAACTATACTTCAAGTGTAACATTTTTGGAGTGCCAGAGATTCATCATGTGGTTGAGTTTGACAGAATTCGGGAGATTCTTTGTTGCGAGTGTCTGTGGTTCGAAAATAGAGGAATTCCCTGCATGCATATATTCACCTGCCTAAAGCACCAACACGTTGAAGTCATTCCAGAAAGCTTAGTGTGCAAGCGTTGGACGAAGAATACCAAGAGTGACTTCATGAAGTCAAACGTCGATGATCCAAGTGATTCTGATAAGGTACTAAAGTGTCGTTTGGGTGTGTTGGGTGCTGAGTGTTCTAGGTTGATGGATTTGGCCTGTAAGAATTCAAGTGATTTTGTCGAAGCAATGAATAGTGTTGTCGACACAATTACAAAACTCCAAAA TGTGACAGGGCACTACAACAAAAGTTGTCCTAATGCTCCTGGTAGAATCCCAAAGGAGCCAGTAGACGATGATACAGAAACGAATATCAGCAGCATCCTCCCTAAG CACAAAAGACATGACAGTATGAAAAATCAGCATAAGATGGAAAAAGATAGGAACATTAGTGGTGGAACAACACCAACCTCAGCAGCTAAGTCGGCTTTTATTGATCAAGTGAAAACATCAAGTCTTGGTCCCAATATCCTGGTTTGTGCGTCTACAAGTAACGAAGAGTCCGGGATGGGTTCCATACCAGCTGGGTCTTCTGTTGTGGCCCCTAAAACTGGAATGGCAGCTTGA
- the LOC112783851 gene encoding inactive protein kinase SELMODRAFT_444075-like, translated as MRPNNILITHDFEPLVGDFGLARWQPDGDTGVETRVIGTFGYLAPEYAQSGQITEKANVYSFGVVLVEIVTGRKAVDLTRPKGQQCLTEWARPLLEEYAIEELIDPRLGNQYLENEVYCMLHAASLCIRRDPHSRPRMSQVLRIMDGDMVMDTSYISTPSYDVGNRSGRLWSEPLQRQHHYRGPLLEESLESFSGKLSLDK; from the exons ATGCGGCCTAACAACATTCTCATAACTCATGATTTTGAACCACTG GTTGGTGATTTTGGATTGGCGAGGTGGCAACCTGATGGAGACACGGGTGTGGAAACCCGAGTAATTGGAACATTCGG GTATTTGGCTCCTGAATATGCTCAAAGCGGCCAAATAACTGAGAAAGCTAATGTTTATTCATTTGGGGTGGTATTGGTGGAGATTGTTACAGGGAGAAAAGCTGTGGATCTCACGCGGCCTAAGGGACAGCAGTGTCTTACTGAGTGG GCACGACCTCTGTTAGAAGAATATGCCATTGAGGAACTGATTGATCCAAGGCTGGGGAACCAATACTTAGAAAATGAGGTATATTGCATGTTGCATGCTGCATCATTATGCATACGGCGAGATCCTCATTCTAGACCACGCATGTCACAG GTTCTTCGTATAATGGACGGCGACATGGTCATGGACACAAGTTACATTTCAACTCCAAGTTATGATGTGGGAAACCGGAGTGGCCGACTCTGGTCGGAGCCGCTGCAGAGGCAGCACCATTACAGGGGTCCTCTGTTAGAGGAGTCACTTGAATCATTCAGTGGGAAGCTATCTCTTGACAAATAG